From the genome of Heptranchias perlo isolate sHepPer1 unplaced genomic scaffold, sHepPer1.hap1 HAP1_SCAFFOLD_198, whole genome shotgun sequence, one region includes:
- the LOC137309974 gene encoding E3 ubiquitin/ISG15 ligase TRIM25-like, with product MEPGAFEDELTCAVCLQVYQDPVILPCVHSFCLKCIEGVWAQTAGPEGFECPQCRRKFNPRPSLERNFTLCNIVEKYNRSQPPADSGRVMCEYCDETPTPAVKTCLKCEASFCSRHLKPHLRKEAYKDHTLIEPTADLTERQCLDHKKVFEYYCKDDAECVCVSCIIIGKHKSHTLLSLDQARAAIKEELEREIERLRGIQQNCSSKQRDLERSEAEIKTRINELKGKQSKSYSDWRRQLEEDEEYALKLIDEEGLRALSQIRSCSEALNKRMEQMTLIDGEYQSLEQRDPLSFIQNSKQLLSRVTETQRVTDPDVPALTLNLSKISQLIQKRLNGSEKYHSDILGMIRKNVQLFSNSGHHTLGEMSRLRISRGQRSAMSLDPKTANWNLVLSNDLRSVTRTGQDQPYPPHPERFKDDPQVLCSQSFSSGSHSWDVETDGKEWRIGIVCGSAEREGRESGLGNSNKSWCLRYSVLFGVSLRTGHNSHFTRLPLIPSNSRIRVQLDYEAGTVSFHRVTDSLTHLHTFQTTFTEPVFPAFYCWKKTSLKLLN from the exons atggagcccggagctttcgaggatgaattaacctgtgctgtgtgtctccaggtgtACCAGGACCCGGTGATATTACCCTGTGTGCAcagtttctgtttgaaatgtattgaggGAGTTTGGGCCCAGACAGCAGGCCCAGAAGGGTTTGAGTGCCCTCAGTGTCgccggaaattcaaccccaggcccagtctggagAGAAACTTCACGCTGTGTAATATCGTGGAGAAATACAATCGCTCACAGCCTCCTGCTGATTCAGGCCGTGTCATGTGTGAGTACTGTGATGAGACTCCAACCCCAGCTGTGAAGACGTGTCTGAAATGTGAAGCTTCCTTTTGCTCCCGTCATTTAAAACCACATTTACGGAAAGAGGCCTACAAAGATCACACCCTCATCGAGCCTACGGCTGATcttacagagagacagtgcctTGACCATAAGAAGGTCTTTGAATACTACTGTAAAGAtgatgcagagtgtgtgtgtgtttcctgtataATAATAGGGAAACATAAATCCCACACACTGCTGAGCCTCGATCAGGCACGAGCTGCAATTAAG gaagaattggagagagaaatcgagAGGCTTCGGGGAATCCAGCAGAATTGTTCCAGCAAACAGCGAGACTTGGAGagatcagaagctgaaataaag ACACGAATCAATGAGCTGAAAGGAAAGCAATCGAAGAGCTACTCTGACTGGAGGAGAcagctggaagaagatgaagaatacgCACTGAAACTGATCGATGAGGAGGGGCTCCGAGCTCTCTCACAGATTAGAAGCTGTTCTGAAGCATTAAACAAGAGGATGGAACAGATGACATTAATAGATGGAGAATACCAGAGTCTGGAACAGAGggaccctctctcctttattcag aactcgaagcagctcctttccag agtgactgagactcagagagtcacagacccagatgttccagcgctcaccctgaacctgtccaaaatatctcaacttatccagaagaggctgaatggatcGGAAAAGTACCACTCAGACATATTGGGAATGATAAGGAAAAACGTGCAGcttttctccaattctgggcaccacactttaggagagaTGTCAAGGTTAAGAATTTCAAGAG ggcaaaggtcagcgatgagcctggatccaaagacagcaaactggaacttggttctgtccaatgatctgagatcagtaacaCGGACTGGACAGGATCAGCcctacccacctcacccagagaggtttaaagacgatccccaagtcctctgctcccagagtttctcctcaggatcccattcctgggatgtggagactgatgggaaagagtggagaatagggattgtgtgtgggagcgcagagagagaggggagagagtctgGTCTCGGGAATAGCAATAAATCCTGGTGTTTACGTTATTCTGTTTTGTTTGGTGTTTCTCTCAGAACCGGTCACAATTCCCACTTCACTCGCCTCCCACTGATCCCGTCTAACAGCCGGATCCGAGTTCAGTTGGATTACGAGGCCGGGACTGTGTCATTTCACcgggtcactgactcactgacacatttacacacatttcaaaccacattcactgaacccGTGTTTCCGGCATTTTATTGTTGGAAAAAAACATCCctaaaactgttaaattaa